A region from the Synechococcales cyanobacterium CNB genome encodes:
- a CDS encoding HAD family hydrolase — MAEHGRVPSSAVERAWHAMSAERAFEALGASPEGLTSDEAARRLGEFGPNEVPLAGAAAWWRIVGRQFASPLIYLLIAAGTLSVAIGEHTDAGFIFAVVVLNAIIGTIQEWRAERSTQALQRLLSLRAAVVRDGEVREIEAADVVPGDVVVLESGNRVPADLRLFHATGLEADESLLTGESVAVHKDAAWTGEPGTPVADRRNIANAGSTIVRGRGRGVVVATGADSAVGRVASEMLGAEAGRPPLLVRLDRFSKVVGVAVVIAAFAVAIIGIIGQDRAPTEMVFFAVALAVSAIPEGLPVAITVALTVASRRMASRGVLVRRLGAVEGLGSCTLIASDKTGTLTCNELTVREVRLASGAVLAVSGEGFVPDGAAVPPEGSAPVDRDELDALARAASLCNEADLHRDDGRWLWRGDPTDVALLALAHKLGASRDDLLDRHPEITRIAFEPERRYAATFNEAEGGARVFVKGAPERVLEMCADLGGPEAAGLRRTAEDMARRGMRVLAIAEGAAPASLDPARAPPEPAGLRLLGFVGMIDPLRPGVAEAVRACRSAGITVSMVTGDHPVTALAISRELGLAEDASQVVTGAELARLDGAALAETIRRARVFARVAPEQKLDVVKAEQAAGHFVAVTGDGVNDAPALRAANIGVAMGRAGTDVARDAADLVITDDNFATIVAGVEEGRIAYDNVRKCVFLLISTGAAEVVLALLAVGMGTPLPLLPVQLLWLNLVTNGIQHVALAFEPGEGDILEREPRPPRERIFNRVMIERTLVAAAVMGCAAFAVFNHLLALGWSEAEARNAILLLMVLFENVHVGNCRSETVSALRMSPLRSPILLAATAGAFLVHVAAMHTPGLNTVLGAGPLPVKVWIVMAGLALTIFVAMELHKVWWRRRMRRRGRF; from the coding sequence ATGGCGGAGCACGGGCGCGTTCCGTCGTCTGCCGTCGAGCGTGCGTGGCATGCGATGTCCGCCGAGCGAGCGTTCGAGGCGCTGGGGGCGTCGCCCGAGGGGCTGACGAGCGACGAGGCGGCGCGCAGGCTCGGTGAGTTCGGGCCCAACGAGGTGCCCCTGGCCGGCGCGGCCGCGTGGTGGCGCATCGTCGGACGCCAGTTCGCAAGCCCGCTCATCTACCTGCTGATCGCAGCCGGCACTCTCTCGGTGGCGATCGGCGAGCACACCGACGCCGGGTTCATCTTCGCCGTGGTCGTGCTGAACGCCATCATCGGCACGATCCAGGAGTGGCGGGCCGAGCGCAGCACGCAGGCACTCCAGCGGTTGCTCTCGCTGCGCGCAGCCGTGGTGCGCGACGGCGAGGTGCGCGAGATCGAGGCCGCCGACGTCGTGCCGGGCGACGTCGTCGTACTCGAATCGGGCAACCGAGTTCCCGCGGACCTGCGGCTCTTCCACGCGACGGGGCTGGAGGCGGACGAGTCGCTGCTGACGGGCGAGTCCGTTGCGGTGCACAAGGACGCAGCGTGGACGGGCGAGCCGGGGACGCCCGTCGCCGATCGGCGCAACATCGCCAACGCCGGCTCGACCATCGTGCGCGGGCGCGGGCGCGGCGTGGTGGTGGCGACGGGCGCCGACTCCGCGGTCGGCCGCGTGGCAAGCGAGATGCTCGGCGCGGAGGCGGGCAGGCCGCCGCTGCTCGTGCGACTCGACCGCTTCAGCAAGGTCGTGGGCGTCGCCGTCGTCATCGCGGCGTTCGCCGTGGCGATCATCGGGATCATCGGGCAGGACCGCGCGCCGACGGAAATGGTGTTCTTCGCCGTCGCGCTCGCCGTGTCGGCGATCCCCGAGGGGCTGCCGGTTGCGATCACGGTCGCGCTCACGGTCGCCAGCCGGCGCATGGCGTCGCGCGGCGTGCTGGTGCGCCGGCTCGGCGCGGTCGAGGGACTCGGCTCCTGCACGCTCATCGCCAGCGACAAGACCGGCACGCTGACCTGCAATGAACTCACCGTCCGCGAGGTGCGCCTCGCCTCGGGCGCCGTGCTGGCTGTCTCGGGCGAAGGCTTCGTGCCCGATGGCGCGGCCGTCCCTCCGGAGGGGTCCGCCCCCGTGGACCGGGACGAACTGGACGCGTTGGCACGCGCGGCCTCGCTCTGCAACGAGGCGGACCTGCACCGCGATGACGGGCGGTGGCTCTGGCGCGGCGACCCGACGGACGTCGCCCTCCTCGCGTTGGCGCACAAACTGGGCGCCTCGCGCGATGATCTCCTCGACCGCCACCCGGAGATTACGCGCATCGCGTTCGAGCCGGAACGGCGCTACGCGGCGACATTCAACGAGGCGGAGGGCGGAGCGAGGGTGTTCGTGAAGGGTGCGCCGGAGCGCGTGCTCGAGATGTGCGCGGACCTGGGAGGGCCAGAGGCCGCGGGTCTGCGCCGCACGGCGGAGGACATGGCCAGGCGCGGCATGCGCGTGCTGGCGATCGCGGAGGGGGCAGCGCCGGCGTCGCTCGACCCTGCGCGCGCGCCTCCCGAGCCGGCCGGGCTGCGCCTGCTCGGGTTCGTCGGCATGATCGACCCGCTCCGCCCGGGCGTTGCGGAGGCGGTGCGCGCGTGCCGGTCGGCGGGCATCACGGTCAGCATGGTTACCGGCGACCACCCCGTGACCGCGCTCGCCATCTCGCGCGAACTCGGACTTGCTGAGGACGCTTCGCAGGTGGTCACCGGGGCGGAACTGGCACGGCTCGACGGTGCGGCGCTGGCGGAGACAATCCGGCGGGCGCGCGTCTTCGCTCGCGTCGCGCCGGAGCAGAAACTCGACGTTGTGAAGGCGGAGCAGGCGGCAGGGCACTTCGTCGCCGTGACGGGGGACGGCGTGAACGACGCGCCGGCGCTCCGGGCCGCGAACATCGGCGTGGCGATGGGGCGGGCCGGGACGGACGTCGCCCGCGACGCGGCCGACCTCGTCATCACCGACGACAACTTTGCGACGATCGTGGCCGGCGTCGAGGAGGGACGCATCGCCTACGACAACGTGCGCAAGTGCGTCTTCCTGCTCATCTCGACGGGCGCAGCGGAGGTTGTGCTCGCGCTGCTCGCCGTCGGCATGGGCACGCCCTTGCCCCTGCTGCCCGTGCAGCTGCTCTGGCTGAACCTCGTGACGAACGGCATCCAGCACGTCGCGCTCGCCTTCGAGCCGGGCGAGGGGGACATCCTCGAGCGCGAGCCGCGACCGCCGAGGGAACGCATCTTCAACCGGGTGATGATCGAACGGACGCTGGTGGCGGCGGCGGTCATGGGGTGCGCCGCGTTCGCGGTATTCAACCACCTGCTCGCCCTCGGCTGGTCGGAGGCCGAGGCCCGCAACGCGATTCTCCTGCTCATGGTGCTCTTCGAGAACGTCCACGTCGGCAACTGCCGATCGGAGACCGTCTCTGCCCTGCGGATGTCCCCCCTGCGAAGCCCGATCCTCTTGGCGGCGACGGCCGGGGCGTTCCTGGTCCACGTGGCGGCGATGCACACGCCCGGGTTGAACACGGTCCTCGGGGCCGGGCCGCTCCCCGTCAAGGTCTGGATCGTCATGGCCGGACTGGCCCTCACGATCTTCGTGGCGATGGAACTGCACAAGGTCTGGTGGCGCAGACGGATGCGCCGGAGGGGGAGATTCTGA
- a CDS encoding amine oxidase — MSRTDRPTQQGTLGADARILIVGAGPTGLGAGYRLRELGHRNFVMVERDDHAGGLASSYVDDAGFTWDVGGHVMFSHYAYYDACFDAMMGDEFTLNDRESWVRMMGRWVPYPFQNNVRYLPKEVAFECLSGLIKAQTGRGPVAHHSQARNFGEFIDAVFGEGIARHFMRPYNFKVWAHAPEMMNKTWIGERVAVLDVDRALRNVVLEQDDYGWGPNNRFKYPLRGGTGEFYRRIGATLGGHARYGRSLVSIDPVARAAVFDDGSAERYDALISAVPLDVLARDIVRGAPERVREAASRLRHSGGHMVGVGIRRPCPSTKSWMYFPEDNCPFYRVTYLSNYSPHMTPDTDRYYSLLCETSFSEFKPVNEATIVEETIRGLENAGLLEPGERDDIVSVWHRRVEYSYPTPTVDRDDVLSVVIPWLEAHGIYSRGRFGMWKYEVSNTDHTLMQGVEVVNRLLLGEAETTIGLVYATTADGREAATHERPAHAGSGEKRLAEPKPVADTGDREEASLSEEELGVTSRDG; from the coding sequence ATGAGCCGGACCGACAGGCCGACACAACAGGGCACGCTCGGCGCGGACGCGCGGATACTCATCGTGGGCGCGGGGCCGACCGGGCTGGGAGCGGGATACCGCCTGCGCGAACTCGGCCATCGAAACTTCGTGATGGTCGAGCGCGATGACCACGCGGGCGGTCTGGCCAGCAGTTACGTCGATGACGCGGGCTTCACCTGGGACGTCGGCGGGCACGTCATGTTCAGCCACTACGCCTACTACGACGCCTGTTTCGATGCCATGATGGGCGACGAGTTCACGCTCAACGACCGCGAGTCGTGGGTCCGCATGATGGGCCGCTGGGTGCCCTACCCCTTCCAGAACAACGTCCGCTACCTCCCCAAGGAGGTTGCGTTCGAGTGCCTGAGCGGTCTGATCAAGGCCCAGACCGGGCGCGGCCCGGTGGCCCACCATTCGCAGGCCCGCAACTTCGGCGAGTTCATCGACGCGGTCTTCGGCGAGGGGATCGCACGCCACTTCATGCGCCCGTACAACTTCAAGGTCTGGGCGCACGCGCCGGAGATGATGAACAAGACCTGGATCGGCGAGCGAGTCGCCGTGCTCGACGTGGACCGCGCCCTCCGCAACGTCGTCCTCGAGCAGGACGACTACGGCTGGGGACCGAACAACCGCTTCAAGTACCCGCTGCGCGGCGGCACGGGCGAGTTCTACCGCCGCATCGGCGCGACGCTCGGCGGGCACGCCCGCTACGGACGGTCGCTCGTCTCGATCGACCCCGTCGCGCGCGCCGCCGTCTTCGACGACGGCAGCGCGGAGCGCTACGACGCGCTCATCTCCGCCGTCCCGCTCGACGTGCTGGCGCGGGACATCGTGCGCGGCGCGCCGGAGCGCGTGCGCGAGGCCGCCTCACGCCTGCGACACTCGGGCGGGCACATGGTCGGCGTCGGCATCCGTCGCCCGTGCCCGAGCACGAAGAGCTGGATGTACTTCCCCGAGGACAACTGCCCGTTCTACCGCGTCACGTACCTCTCGAACTACTCGCCGCACATGACGCCCGACACGGATCGGTACTACTCGCTCCTGTGCGAGACCAGTTTCAGCGAGTTCAAGCCCGTGAACGAAGCCACGATCGTCGAGGAGACGATCCGCGGCCTGGAGAACGCCGGGCTGCTCGAACCCGGCGAACGAGACGACATCGTGAGCGTCTGGCACAGGCGGGTCGAATATTCCTACCCGACGCCCACGGTGGACCGCGACGACGTCCTGAGCGTCGTCATCCCGTGGCTCGAGGCGCACGGCATCTACTCGCGCGGCCGCTTCGGCATGTGGAAGTACGAGGTGAGCAACACCGACCACACGCTCATGCAGGGCGTGGAGGTCGTGAACAGGCTGCTCTTGGGCGAGGCTGAGACGACGATCGGCCTTGTCTATGCGACGACCGCCGACGGACGTGAAGCCGCGACGCACGAGCGCCCCGCGCACGCCGGCTCGGGCGAGAAGCGGCTTGCCGAGCCGAAGCCCGTCGCGGACACGGGCGACCGCGAGGAGGCCTCGCTCTCGGAAGAGGAGCTGGGCGTGACGAGCCGCGACGGCTGA
- a CDS encoding helix-turn-helix transcriptional regulator — protein MHPTAPSATPMLTAIARIAQEIERLPAVATPDWCERAAGVLISLGDCAACGIVNIDPVGRIVAHQAAGAAVSEETERSALAVLRSNLLSLAGVGIDTRPAWDGRTVCGAAGELAGGEAWRSGPIGAVWHGVEVGEPVVGLAPVLAPRGNGAPLASLYALIARHGGTPPRPESAALLRAALPLLAERARVALTPEGAWLTTREQEVLEALTHGLSVREIAEALSRSPHTVHDHVKSLHRKLKAHTRGELVARALGRPMTIRVMERPKANKDASLSNREG, from the coding sequence ATGCATCCGACCGCACCATCAGCCACGCCGATGCTGACCGCCATCGCGCGGATCGCGCAGGAGATCGAGCGACTGCCCGCCGTCGCCACGCCGGACTGGTGCGAGCGGGCCGCGGGGGTGCTGATCTCGCTCGGCGACTGCGCTGCCTGCGGGATCGTCAACATCGACCCGGTGGGGCGCATCGTTGCCCACCAGGCAGCGGGCGCGGCAGTGTCGGAAGAAACCGAACGAAGCGCCCTCGCCGTTTTGCGCTCGAACCTGCTCTCGCTCGCGGGCGTGGGGATCGACACCAGGCCCGCGTGGGACGGCCGTACCGTCTGCGGCGCTGCGGGTGAACTGGCCGGCGGCGAGGCGTGGCGCAGCGGACCGATCGGCGCGGTCTGGCACGGCGTCGAGGTCGGTGAGCCCGTCGTGGGCCTCGCTCCGGTGCTCGCCCCGCGCGGCAACGGCGCCCCGCTCGCGTCGCTGTATGCGCTGATCGCCCGGCATGGAGGCACGCCGCCGCGGCCGGAGTCCGCCGCGCTTCTGCGGGCCGCGCTCCCCCTGCTCGCCGAACGCGCCCGAGTTGCGCTGACCCCCGAGGGCGCATGGCTGACCACCAGGGAGCAGGAAGTCCTCGAGGCACTGACCCACGGCCTGAGCGTGCGTGAGATCGCCGAGGCGCTCTCGCGCAGCCCGCACACTGTCCACGATCACGTCAAGAGCCTGCACCGAAAGCTGAAGGCGCACACTCGGGGCGAACTCGTCGCCCGCGCGCTGGGCAGGCCGATGACCATCCGTGTGATGGAACGTCCCAAGGCAAACAAAGACGCATCGCTCAGCAATCGCGAAGGGTGA
- a CDS encoding ROK family protein gives MIALGLDVGGSSVKAALRRDGSTIALARSAAYERPDAERIAAALREAVDALGLPPDESPEAVGMCVPGVRDPGSTVVRAALNLPGLVGADLRNLAARSLGVVPDSLRLTVTTDAHAAAIDVQRSRGIAGRLLAISLGTGVGACVLDDGRPLRLTGEGPGHLGQIDVTLDDAPPQGPDGALGTLEAYVGLPALARRLGQQPEKIAASLTENDPAVRALARAIRIAHAIYRPDEVCLLGGVGIALRPVFAALRQRIDTGLTTLARAPWRLSAGDDLHHAARGAARLAADPQTA, from the coding sequence ATGATCGCGCTCGGCCTGGACGTCGGCGGCTCCAGCGTCAAGGCCGCGCTGCGGCGGGACGGATCGACGATCGCGCTCGCTCGCAGCGCGGCCTACGAACGCCCCGACGCCGAGCGGATCGCCGCTGCGCTTCGCGAGGCTGTCGATGCGCTCGGGCTGCCGCCGGACGAGTCTCCCGAGGCTGTGGGGATGTGCGTGCCCGGCGTGCGCGATCCCGGCTCGACCGTGGTCCGGGCCGCGCTGAACCTGCCTGGCTTGGTCGGCGCGGACCTGCGGAATCTGGCGGCGCGCTCGCTTGGTGTCGTGCCGGATTCGCTGCGACTGACCGTCACCACCGACGCGCACGCCGCCGCCATCGACGTGCAGCGGTCGCGTGGCATCGCCGGTCGCTTGCTGGCGATCTCGCTCGGCACAGGCGTCGGCGCGTGCGTGCTCGACGACGGACGGCCTCTCCGCTTGACGGGCGAAGGCCCCGGCCACCTCGGGCAGATCGACGTCACGCTCGACGACGCCCCGCCGCAAGGCCCCGACGGCGCACTCGGCACACTCGAGGCCTACGTCGGCCTGCCCGCGCTCGCACGCCGCCTCGGCCAGCAGCCGGAGAAGATCGCCGCGTCGCTCACGGAGAACGACCCCGCCGTTCGCGCGCTCGCCCGTGCCATCCGCATCGCGCACGCCATCTACCGACCCGACGAGGTGTGCCTCCTCGGCGGTGTCGGCATCGCGCTTCGCCCGGTGTTCGCCGCTCTGCGCCAGCGCATCGACACCGGCCTGACCACGCTCGCACGCGCTCCCTGGCGTCTCTCGGCCGGCGACGACCTCCATCACGCCGCACGCGGCGCGGCGCGGCTCGCCGCCGATCCCCAGACCGCCTGA
- a CDS encoding YraN family protein: MLRRLLARWRDVKPPGRAALGRLGERAAARRLRRAGYRVLGRNVRVAGGEADIVCLAPDRTTVVIVEVKTRLRRGRGGLSDTVPAEAAVNADKRRRLGAIARGLARANGWSDRPVRVDVVAIDWPWNEGEGLGAPRMKHYVGV, translated from the coding sequence ATGCTGCGGCGGCTGCTCGCCCGCTGGCGCGACGTCAAACCGCCCGGTCGGGCGGCGCTCGGCCGGCTCGGCGAGCGCGCGGCAGCGCGGCGTCTGCGCCGGGCGGGGTATCGCGTGCTCGGGCGCAACGTGCGCGTCGCCGGCGGCGAGGCGGACATCGTGTGCCTCGCGCCGGATCGCACAACGGTCGTGATCGTCGAGGTCAAGACCAGGTTGCGGCGCGGGCGCGGCGGGCTGTCGGACACGGTCCCCGCGGAGGCCGCCGTGAACGCCGACAAGCGGCGCAGGCTCGGCGCGATTGCGCGGGGGCTGGCCCGGGCGAACGGCTGGTCGGATCGGCCGGTGCGAGTCGACGTGGTCGCCATCGACTGGCCGTGGAATGAAGGGGAAGGTCTCGGCGCACCGAGGATGAAGCACTACGTGGGAGTTTGA
- a CDS encoding DUF1844 domain-containing protein: MPDPDQPKIIIVDSDWKSQAQAEKDRLAEQERARAAAAPQPRPAPGADPHAEPEGPICFDDLVRLLATQALMYLGAYPDPQTGRAMVALDVAKVHVDLLGVLEEKTRGNLNEAEQKLLAGVLYELRMQFAEVAKALERAVREGRITPAAASQAGAGASAPPPPVPPLS; this comes from the coding sequence ATGCCCGACCCGGACCAGCCGAAGATCATTATTGTGGATTCCGACTGGAAATCGCAGGCCCAGGCGGAGAAGGACCGTCTCGCCGAGCAGGAGCGCGCCCGCGCCGCGGCCGCGCCGCAGCCGCGCCCCGCACCGGGCGCGGACCCGCACGCCGAACCGGAAGGGCCGATCTGCTTCGACGACCTGGTGCGCCTGCTCGCCACGCAGGCCCTCATGTACCTCGGCGCGTACCCCGACCCGCAGACCGGCCGCGCCATGGTCGCCCTCGACGTCGCCAAGGTCCACGTCGACCTGCTTGGCGTCCTCGAAGAGAAGACCCGCGGCAACCTGAACGAGGCCGAGCAGAAACTCCTCGCCGGCGTGCTCTACGAACTCCGCATGCAGTTCGCCGAAGTCGCCAAGGCCCTCGAACGCGCCGTCCGCGAAGGGCGCATCACCCCGGCCGCGGCGTCGCAGGCCGGCGCGGGCGCGAGCGCTCCGCCGCCCCCCGTGCCGCCGCTCTCCTGA